Proteins from a genomic interval of Chelonoidis abingdonii isolate Lonesome George chromosome 7, CheloAbing_2.0, whole genome shotgun sequence:
- the PALMD gene encoding palmdelphin isoform X1, whose amino-acid sequence MERSVLRMEEAELLKERFQAITDKRKLQEEITQKRLKVEEEKLKYQHLKKKALREKWLLDGLSALTPKEQEKMQKHNREDQERTNDLEKSIFRLEKEIEALEKEEMKISVNEQEILKKLKSVERTAEDILKSVKAAKAEIQEEAVDYIYTNIPDLPKSFRPSALKRAGHAGTEDEEENRRALFAMEIKVEKNMKTGESTVLSTIPLPSDEFKSTGVKVYDDGRKSVYATCSNGSLTHNGIDELAPVEVEDLLRKATEKNAKSPTEYHEPVYANQFYRPTTPQKDKLVPGPNLEDTVKKETNVLGNHQNESFYNKGNRQHNEENGFDLPKLTLPKSPSPGSQQKEGKVHISPKPRIIHNDERGVLQKDLEAYQKTRESHCEAMFMNSENISEKSPVTQDADEDVRYSIVQAVPCYVDDTEPVTMIFMGYQHVDDEEAATAAANKNLSRYDGIIHAELVVIDDDDEEEGGDGKSERPSYHPVGHYSQVYQPPNKQIAEVPQRIPEGGNINKSSHKNSISLQEQEESLSSPMYHTHLSGQLSGDGTEDPSLTALRMRMAKLGKKVI is encoded by the exons AAAAAGGCCCTTCGGGAGAAATGGCTCTTGGATGGCCTGAGTGCTCTCACTCCAAAAGAGCAAGAAAAAATGCAAAAGCACAATAGAGAAGACCAGGAACGGaccaatgacctggaaaaaagcATCTTCAG ACTTGAGAAAGAAATTGAAGCTCTGGAAAAAGAAGAGATGAAAATCTCAGTTAATGAACAGGAAATTTTAAAGAAGCTTAAATCAGTTGAGAGAACAGCAGAAGATATCTTAAAG TCTGTGAAGGCAGCTAAAGCAGAAATTCAAGAAG aggCAGTGGACTACATATATACCAATATACCTGACCTTCCAAAATCTTTCAGACCTTCTGCACTGAAAAGGGCAGGACATGCAGGAActgaagatgaggaggaaaaCAGAAGAG CATTGTTTGCCATGGAAATTAAAGTTGAGAAAAACATGAAGACTGGGGAAAGCACAGTTTTGTCTACCATACCTCTTCCATCTGATGAGTTTAAAAGTACAGGAGTAAAAGTCTATGATGATGGTAGGAAATCAGTCTATGCAACATGCTCCAATGGCAGTTTAACACACAATGGCATAGATGAGCTTGCACCTGTTGAGGTGGAAGATCTTTTaagaaaagcaactgaaaaaaatgctAAATCTCCTACAGAGTATCATGAGCCTGTGTATGCAAACCAGTTTTATAGGCCAACAACTCCCCAGAAAGACAAATTAGTTCCTGGACCAAATTTGGAAGACACTGTTAAAAAAGAAACTAATGTACTTGGCAATCACCAAAATGAATCTTTCTATAACAAAGGCAACAGGCAACACAATGAAGAAAATGGTTTTGATCTTCCCAAATTAACACTTCCAAAGTCTCCCTCTCCAGGGTCTCAGCAAAAAGAGGGAAAGGTACACATTAGTCCAAAACCCAGGATAATACATAATGATGAAAGAGGAGTTCTACAAAAGGATTTGGAAGCCTATCAGAAGACAAGAGAGAGTCATTGTGAGGCAATGTTTATGAACTCAGAGAATATCAGTGAAAAGTCTCCTGTCACTCAGGATGCTGATGAAGATGTTAGGTACAGCATTGTTCAAGCTGTGCCATGTTATGTGGATGATACAGAACCTGTTACAATGATTTTCATGGGTTATCAGCATGTAGATGATGaagaagcagcaacagcagcagcaaacaaaaaCTTGTCCAGATATGATGGAATTATCCATGCGGAACTGGTTgtcattgatgatgatgatgaagaagaaggAGGAGACGGTAAATCTGAGAGACCATCATATCATCCTGTAGGCCATTACAGTCAAGTTTACCAGCCACCCAACAAACAAATAGCAGAAGTTCCACAGAGGATCCCAGAGGGTGGAAACATCAATAAATCATCCCACAAAAATTCCATATCACTGCAAGAACAAGAGGAAAGTTTGAGCTCTCCTATGTACCATACTCATCTCAGTGGCCAGCTATCTGGAGATGGTACAGAGGATCCCTCATTAACAG CTCTGAGGATGAGAATGGCAAAGCTGGGGAAAAAGGTGATTTAA
- the PALMD gene encoding palmdelphin isoform X2, producing the protein MEEAELLKERFQAITDKRKLQEEITQKRLKVEEEKLKYQHLKKKALREKWLLDGLSALTPKEQEKMQKHNREDQERTNDLEKSIFRLEKEIEALEKEEMKISVNEQEILKKLKSVERTAEDILKSVKAAKAEIQEEAVDYIYTNIPDLPKSFRPSALKRAGHAGTEDEEENRRALFAMEIKVEKNMKTGESTVLSTIPLPSDEFKSTGVKVYDDGRKSVYATCSNGSLTHNGIDELAPVEVEDLLRKATEKNAKSPTEYHEPVYANQFYRPTTPQKDKLVPGPNLEDTVKKETNVLGNHQNESFYNKGNRQHNEENGFDLPKLTLPKSPSPGSQQKEGKVHISPKPRIIHNDERGVLQKDLEAYQKTRESHCEAMFMNSENISEKSPVTQDADEDVRYSIVQAVPCYVDDTEPVTMIFMGYQHVDDEEAATAAANKNLSRYDGIIHAELVVIDDDDEEEGGDGKSERPSYHPVGHYSQVYQPPNKQIAEVPQRIPEGGNINKSSHKNSISLQEQEESLSSPMYHTHLSGQLSGDGTEDPSLTALRMRMAKLGKKVI; encoded by the exons AAAAAGGCCCTTCGGGAGAAATGGCTCTTGGATGGCCTGAGTGCTCTCACTCCAAAAGAGCAAGAAAAAATGCAAAAGCACAATAGAGAAGACCAGGAACGGaccaatgacctggaaaaaagcATCTTCAG ACTTGAGAAAGAAATTGAAGCTCTGGAAAAAGAAGAGATGAAAATCTCAGTTAATGAACAGGAAATTTTAAAGAAGCTTAAATCAGTTGAGAGAACAGCAGAAGATATCTTAAAG TCTGTGAAGGCAGCTAAAGCAGAAATTCAAGAAG aggCAGTGGACTACATATATACCAATATACCTGACCTTCCAAAATCTTTCAGACCTTCTGCACTGAAAAGGGCAGGACATGCAGGAActgaagatgaggaggaaaaCAGAAGAG CATTGTTTGCCATGGAAATTAAAGTTGAGAAAAACATGAAGACTGGGGAAAGCACAGTTTTGTCTACCATACCTCTTCCATCTGATGAGTTTAAAAGTACAGGAGTAAAAGTCTATGATGATGGTAGGAAATCAGTCTATGCAACATGCTCCAATGGCAGTTTAACACACAATGGCATAGATGAGCTTGCACCTGTTGAGGTGGAAGATCTTTTaagaaaagcaactgaaaaaaatgctAAATCTCCTACAGAGTATCATGAGCCTGTGTATGCAAACCAGTTTTATAGGCCAACAACTCCCCAGAAAGACAAATTAGTTCCTGGACCAAATTTGGAAGACACTGTTAAAAAAGAAACTAATGTACTTGGCAATCACCAAAATGAATCTTTCTATAACAAAGGCAACAGGCAACACAATGAAGAAAATGGTTTTGATCTTCCCAAATTAACACTTCCAAAGTCTCCCTCTCCAGGGTCTCAGCAAAAAGAGGGAAAGGTACACATTAGTCCAAAACCCAGGATAATACATAATGATGAAAGAGGAGTTCTACAAAAGGATTTGGAAGCCTATCAGAAGACAAGAGAGAGTCATTGTGAGGCAATGTTTATGAACTCAGAGAATATCAGTGAAAAGTCTCCTGTCACTCAGGATGCTGATGAAGATGTTAGGTACAGCATTGTTCAAGCTGTGCCATGTTATGTGGATGATACAGAACCTGTTACAATGATTTTCATGGGTTATCAGCATGTAGATGATGaagaagcagcaacagcagcagcaaacaaaaaCTTGTCCAGATATGATGGAATTATCCATGCGGAACTGGTTgtcattgatgatgatgatgaagaagaaggAGGAGACGGTAAATCTGAGAGACCATCATATCATCCTGTAGGCCATTACAGTCAAGTTTACCAGCCACCCAACAAACAAATAGCAGAAGTTCCACAGAGGATCCCAGAGGGTGGAAACATCAATAAATCATCCCACAAAAATTCCATATCACTGCAAGAACAAGAGGAAAGTTTGAGCTCTCCTATGTACCATACTCATCTCAGTGGCCAGCTATCTGGAGATGGTACAGAGGATCCCTCATTAACAG CTCTGAGGATGAGAATGGCAAAGCTGGGGAAAAAGGTGATTTAA